TCAACTTTTGGGATGTGTTTATTggcatggagaaaaaaaaatacaaatatatgaAGCCTCTGACTTATTAAGTCGTATGTGTTAGTTGATGGCAATGCAGAGCTGGCACTATAAGGAAATGAGGGTGTTGAAGCAAGTGTAGAGCACCAAACTTCTTCTGCAACAACCCTATCTTCCATGGGAACCATTGTGTTATTTGTTTTGCTATAGAATGAGAACCATTGTGTAGAATTTCGCAAAGAACTTTAACCATTGTGTAGAATTTTGTAAAGGAATATGTTTCATTTGATGCATTAGGAATGAGAAGCAGATGAAACTATAGACAATCTTTCCAAAGTATTGCGTGAAAATATGAAGTGTATCAATATGTAGGTTCTTAATGTGCCGTTCCATTAATCAATTTTGTTATATGGGGTACTAAAATGTGAATACTATAAACATGtgaaaattataaatatgtgacataattattattagttctatattaaatattttgttacagTTGATTTACACTTGATTTTtccccgttgcaacgcacgggcacgcTCCTAGTTTATGGTTAAATTTGTAGGTTTAATTGACTGttttttctactccctccatttaaaaACAAATTCTGATTACgaatatagaaataatattgaAACTGAgaaattgtttatatttttatggaAGGTGTAGGTCGGAAAGTTTAGGGTTAAATATTGTCTAGTTTCAAAGTTTATCATCGTTTTAtagttttgcaaatattttggtatgtaaaatgatttttttaaaaaaatactccctccgtttcttaatagatgacgccgttgattttttctcacatatttgaccattcgtcttattcaaaaattttatgcaaatgtataagatataaatcacacttaaagtattataagtgataaaacaactcataacaaaataaattataattacataaaatttttgaataagacgaatggtcaaacatgtgagaaaaagtcaacggcgtcatatattaaaaaacggaggtagtaacaatTATATCGTTTAACATCATAATTTGTAGGTTTTGTTGATAACAACAAAAAATTAGACACAACAATAAATCAAGTGCTGTTTTATTACGTTTAGGAAAATGTTTCGTTACTAGCTCAGAAATGTTTCAAACATGTATGCAATACCGTCTAACCCTAGCCAAAACATTTTCTCTATCGCGTGTGAAATATCGAAATACATTAGACGGAGACattgaaaaatcacaaaatgtacatcatTACCAGTAACACGATTAGCCCCGAGTGCCAAAATTTTTCTGACGTGTATCTATTAGCTTGTCAAGAGCAAACAAATTTTTCTGAAGTGTGTgtaaaactgtcagaaaaaaattattttcctaACGTGCTTTTAACACCGTCACGATATCACAAATTTCTCTGAAGATGAGAATGTGTATTTAGTATATGAATTTTGTACGTACCAGAAAAATTGGTGGCCTAGTGGGTATCATTTATTGAGTGGCAACTCAAATTTTAACACTAACGATATAAATAGTGAAATATAGTTTAATTTTTATGACGTGACTTTATTGTTAGTGAGATTCTAATAAACCTAACGGCGTTGACAACGTCGGAAAAATTCATTGTGACGATCAAACCTGTGAGGATTAATATTCGTCCTCATGAAGACTAGTCATGCAAACTAAAATTTTCCTGACAAGCAAGTTGTAACGAAATTTTCCAGATGGTTTCTGGCTGTCAGGGCTAGTTGAGTTTGTGGTAGTGCATGTTTAGATCttgcttctttcttctctcccgtCGTTGGATCTCCAGCCTCTTCTTCATGGGCAACCATCCGATGAAGACAGCGAAACTAgtcggcctcctccctcctccgccgaaGCATAGTGGCACGCTGGTGCAGGAGCTCCAGCGAGGAGGGCTCCTCCCGACGCACGCGTATACCGTCGATGGGTATGTCGCTGTGCTCGTGTTGTTCGCACAATGCCAGCATTCAGGCACCCTTCACCATAAACCAAAATTCCTCGAAAATTAAACCTTTTTGTCACAAAAGAAATAGCCGATAATGATAATTAGTGCCTATATTAGTTATAGGCTATAGTTGTTAAGAAAGATGAAAGATACGCCAATGGGAGGTGCACTAGATCTAACGTAATCAGCTAGTAGAAGTTAGTAAAATTCTTAAccttagttctttttttttttgttgtttgtcATGGCGAGGGTCTTAAAAATTGCTAGAGGTTTAAAATTTACCCATTCGACATATATCCAAGATTGAACATAAGCTGTCGAAAGGGCAAATTTCAAACCTTGAGTAATTTTTAAGACACCACGGTATTATCATGTATCATTTAATTTTTGCTGTTAATTCTTTCATTATTTAGAATATATACGTACAATCATGTACACCACTATGCATATGCACACTCATATAACAGTGAGAGCTAGTGCACCCTCTTTTTTTAACACACGATAAAGAGGCCGATTCCAATAACAAAtccataaatatagctaaacTCTCATTAAAAAGAGCATCCATGTGTATACTTGTGAACATCATTTATTGTATCTCCAGGTGTTATACTAAAGTAATACTGGGCCTGTTCGGCTGCACTACAGGGGGCTACTATGCTGCAGCCTCGCACAGTATTTTATGTAGcgcacactactagaaaaatagtttttatagGCAGTCAAAAACAGTTTTCGCAGGAAGGCGGGGGAGACAACCGCCGCTATCCTATTGCCTGTGAAAATAggtgatttttgcaggcgggtcCGCGGCCCACCTGCGAAAATAATTTCagggaacaaaaaaaatccggCGCTACCCGCAGGCGACACCGCCGGCGCCAGCATCCCCCTCTGGCCGACGGCTCTCCACCTCTGTCCGGCGCCGCTGCCCGAGGGCGAGGGGAGCGCCGCCTTTGCCGCCACTGCCGGCTGGCTCCCTTCTTCTGTccagatctaggaggggagCGGCTGGTGCTGTCtgtgccgccgcggccgtcggctcctcttccgccgccggcgtctaGGGGGAACGAAAGGAGAGGATTAGTGCCcagagccgccgcctcctcctccttgcgtGCGCCGAGACACCGACGGCTGCCGGTTGCTCCTCTCCTTGCGCGCGCCGACCAGGCCATCGGTTCCTCCTCCTCTGACGTCGCCGcggtgtcacgccctgaagttcccccTCCCTTGCtttaaattcataaaataaatcgcCTAAAGAAGTTGCTTCaaattaacctagagttgaatccttaattaataaatgcatttaataatcgaattcggcgtggtggaattttttttgagtTCCCCATGCTCAAATATATTAACagaatttttagtggaattttcagagccttggaaataattttaaccaattaaaaatgagcatgtgcaatatttaatcctaggaaatcctttttctttttctccttttcttttcctcctttttccctcttCTTGGGCTGTTGGCCCATCCTTTCTCCCGCACCTCTCCCtccttgctgggccggcccaactcccctcccctctctctagggtgccgacaggtggggcccacctgtcggtcatCCCCTACCTCCAGCCGCCCGCACCCAAGCTGGcaaccgccgcccacgccgccgctttCCCTGCTTCCCGTGCCCCACTCCGCCCATGCtccgcgcccacgtcgccgcccacctTCCCCACGCCTTACCGCCTACGCGCGCGCGCCCGAGagggcgggattcgattttgaatccgcccctctctctctctctccaccccacgtcgccggcgccactCCTCCTCCAAATCCGACCACCTCCCGGCCTCGCCCACTTCTCACTCGGCTATAAAACGCCTTCCCCGAGCTCCCTCTCTCGTTTCCCCTactcgccgccttctcccgtgctctccaccgcgcccgcgccgctcgccccttgcgccgccgcctgccactgcactccggccgcgcgccgccgccgctagcgctGTCGCCacgccacctgccgccgcctctaGCTCCGCCGACACAAGGGTTACCTCAGCCGCCACTCAGTTGCCGCCTACTGCCGCCTCCAACCGCCACTAGCCGTCGCTAGTGCCGTTGCCGCGCCGCTCCGTTGCCGCCGTTGGCCTCGCGGGTCCGAGGGCTGCCTCGTCCATCCCACGCACCCCGCCGttcgccgcttgccgccggtgtTCGCCGTAGTCTTCCCCCACTCCGGCCAACTCATGGTGAGGCGCTCCCTCCTGCTcgtttctcctccctctcccccctagCGCCGGGCCGCGCCGCTGCTTCGCCCGTGtgccgtcgccttcggccgacgccgctgccacccgcgccgccggttgccatcgccggcgaccgctcgctgccgccgccctcgccataACCGGCCAGTCGGCCTtgaggccgagccgagcccggccggcacctccctcccctcccctttgagccaccgcctggtgggacccacccgccaggcgcctcctcccctcttttGGAGCCGCTGCCAGTGGGACCCACcagccaccccccccccccgctgacgtcagccctgggcaatattgcacaataaataattaatgacttttttcttttatagtaaaaacacaaatAATCTTCTTAAATTCATAACTAACTAGCCACATGGTTGCGCTTTGCGCAACTCTAAATACATGTTTAAGAACCTGTGTCAATGGCATCCACCCATACACAAACACAATCATCTACGTGGCCAAGACCCCTGAGCAACAACTTGATCCTAAGCATTTATATTGTGATGCGTAGTAGTACATTATAATGTACATGCCCACAAAAAATTTGATCCCAAATctaataaaataacaaaaacaaatgtaGTAGCTTTGTGTTCTTCCACCAAATGCATGGTGGTACCGTGGTATTCACCtggaaacataaaaaatataatcctTTTAAGAGCAAATCATAGATTAGCAGGACCAGTTGATTTCTGTTCTTCCACCAAATGCACGTTGGTATTCACccacaaaaacaaaaagtaTGAAATTCTTATGAGCTAATCTCATATGAGAAGGACCAGTAAGGACATAGTCTCATGTAAAAATGATAGAAAGATATGCTCCTCAATTTGTACAATGATTAATGAGTATGGAGTACTACAGTATTACAGATATAGATAGGTGTCATATGATAATCCAATATCTAAAGCTCTGCCAAATATTCCAATAGCAGTATGCATGGTATTGCCTTTGGATTGATAAGAAATGCACCTAGGCCTATTAGGACAGTAAAGAATCTACGGGTTCGTGGAAATTACCATAATACCGTTAATTAAACTTCTAAGCAAGATTTATGGGTGGTGCATAATCACAAAGCTGGCAATTAACGTATTATAATTCTTTCTTGTAAATATGCCTTGTTTAATTTTAAACGAGAACCCATTCTTCCTGTCGACACATCATTCACAATtctacacacacacaaaatatcATTGAA
The Oryza glaberrima chromosome 8, OglaRS2, whole genome shotgun sequence DNA segment above includes these coding regions:
- the LOC127781492 gene encoding uncharacterized protein LOC127781492, translating into MARRRVSAGAASTPIHQIDIQGRTTKALHGCSIVIKSSTSVVGPYAWVRSGGGRNKLSVQTIGRDTAATSEEEEPMAWSARARRGATGSRRCLGARKEEEAAALGTNPLLSFPLDAGGGRGADGRGGTDSTSRSPPRSGQKKGASRQWRQRRRSPRPRAAAPDRGGEPSARGGCWRRRCRLRVAPDFFCSLKLFSQVGRGPACKNHLFSQAIG